A stretch of Carya illinoinensis cultivar Pawnee chromosome 14, C.illinoinensisPawnee_v1, whole genome shotgun sequence DNA encodes these proteins:
- the LOC122294667 gene encoding mitochondrial import inner membrane translocase subunit TIM10-like produces the protein MAANNNPPSGLDKEQIFGMAEKEMEYRVELFNKLTHTCFNKCVEKRYKESELNMGENSCIDRCVSKYWQVTNLIGQLLGSGRPPM, from the exons ATGGCTGCCAACAATAATCCGCCGTCGGGCTTGGATAAAGAACAG ATCTTTGGAATGGCGGAAAAGGAGATGGAGTATAGGGTCGAGTTGTTCAACAA GCTCACACACACATGTTTTAACAAGTGCGTCGAGAAAAG GTACAAGGAGTCTGAGCTAAATATGGGCGAAAATAGTTGCATTGATCGCTGTGTTTCAAAATATTGGCAA GTGACTAATCTAATTGGCCAGCTACTGGGTTCTGGTCGGCCTCCAATGTGA
- the LOC122294668 gene encoding serine/threonine-protein kinase BSK5-like isoform X1: MGVRCSKFSLCFWPSSTNLNYSSDIENGNKNEKDSLPGFREFSLDLLRVATGGFSSEHIVSEHGEKAPNVVYKGKLEEDLFIAVKRFNKSAWPDSRQFLEEAKAVGQLRNERLSNLLGCCCEGEERLLVAEFMPNETLSKHLFHWDTQPMKWAMRLRVALYLAQALDYCSSKGRALYHDLNAYRVLFDKDGNPRLSCFGLMKNSRDGKSYSTNLAFTPPEYLRIGRVTTESVVYSFGTLLLDLLSGKHIPPSHALDLIRGKNFLMLMDSCLEDHFSNDDGTELVRLASRCLQYEPRERPNAKSLVTALAPLQKETQVPSYVLMGIQCGTLSPKEAVPLTPLGDACSRRDLTAIHQILEKAGYKDDEGVANDLSFQMWTSQIEETLNSKKRGDTAFRSKDLATAIDCYTQFIEGGTMVSPTVLARRSLCYLMSDLPQEALGDAMQAQVISPDWSTAFYLQAAALFSLGMDNDARESLTDGTSLEAKTRRN, encoded by the exons ATGGGAGTTCGTTGCTCCAAGTTCTCGCTCTGCTTTTGGCCTTCAAGTACTAATCTCAACTACTCGTCAGACATTG AGAACGGGAACAAGAATGAGAAGGACTCGTTGCCTGGGTTTAGGGAGTTCAGTTTGGATCTACTCAGGGTTGCGACTGGGGGATTCTCTTCGGAGCACATTGTCTCTGAGCACGGAGAGAAAGCTCCCAATGTTGTGTATAAAGGAAAGCTCGAAGAAGATCTCTTTATCGCTGTTAAGCGCTTCAACAAGTCGGCCTGGCCCGATTCTCGCCAATTCCTA GAGGAAGCGAAGGCGGTGGGGCAGCTGAGGAACGAGCGGTTGTCGAACTTGTTAGGTTGTTGCTGTGAAGGCGAGGAGAGGTTGCTTGTCGCCGAGTTCATGCCTAATGAGACTCTATCTAAACATCTTTTCCACT GGGACACCCAGCCCATGAAATGGGCAATGAGGCTGAGAGTGGCTCTGTATTTGGCACAAGCTTTGGATTATTGCAGCAGTAAAGGCAGGGCACTGTACCATGACCTTAATGCGTACAGAGTTTTATTTGATAAG GATGGTAATCCCAGGCTCTCCTGCTTTGGCCTTATGAAGAATAGCCGAGATGGCAAGAGCTATAGTACAAACTTGGCCTTCACTCCTCCAGAATACTTGAGAATAG gaagaGTGACGACAGAAAGTGTAGTTTACAGCTTTGGCACCCTATTGCTCGATCTTCTTAGTGGCAAACACATCCCCCCAAGCCAT GCACTTGACCTCATACGTGGAAAGAATTTTCTGATGCTGATGGACTCATGTTTGGAGGATCATTTCTCAAACGATGATGGAACTGAATTAGTGCGATTAGCTTCACGTTGTTTACAGTATGAACCTCGTGAGAGGCCAAATGCTAAGTCTCTGGTGACTGCTCTCGCTCCTCTTCAGAAAGAAACACAG GTTCCTTCATATGTTTTGATGGGTATACAATGTGGAACGCTGTCCCCAAAGGAAGCAGTGCCATTAACACCTCTGGGTGATGCTTGCTCAAGAAGGGATCTTACTGCAATACACCAAATATTGGAAAAAGCTGGATATAAGGATGATGAGGGGGTTGCAAATGAT CTTTCCTTCCAAATGTGGACAAGTCAAATAGAGGAAACACTGAACTCTAAGAAGCGTGGAGATACTGCTTTTCGATCTAAGGACCTAGCCACTGCCATTGATTGTTATACCCAA TTCATCGAAGGTGGGACTATGGTATCACCAACCGTGCTTGCCAGGCGCAGCTTGTGTTACTTGATGAGTGACCTGCCACAAGAAGCTCTAGGAGACGCTATGCAAGCCCAAGTAATATCTCCTGATTGGTCCACTGCCTTCTATCTTCAAGCAGCTGCCCTCTTCAGCCTTGGGATGGATAATGATGCGCGGGAAAGTCTCACAGATGGCACATCCTTGGAAGCCAAAACACGTAGAAACTGA
- the LOC122294668 gene encoding serine/threonine-protein kinase BSK5-like isoform X2 produces MGVRCSKFSLCFWPSSTNLNYSSDIENGNKNEKDSLPGFREFSLDLLRVATGGFSSEHIVSEHGEKAPNVVYKGKLEEDLFIAVKRFNKSAWPDSRQFLEEAKAVGQLRNERLSNLLGCCCEGEERLLVAEFMPNETLSKHLFHWDTQPMKWAMRLRVALYLAQALDYCSSKGRALYHDLNAYRVLFDKDGNPRLSCFGLMKNSRDGKSYSTNLAFTPPEYLRIGRVTTESVVYSFGTLLLDLLSGKHIPPSHALDLIRGKNFLMLMDSCLEDHFSNDDGTELVRLASRCLQYEPRERPNAKSLVTALAPLQKETQVPSYVLMGIQCGTLSPKEAVPLTPLGDACSRRDLTAIHQILEKAGYKDDEGVANDVSDLQS; encoded by the exons ATGGGAGTTCGTTGCTCCAAGTTCTCGCTCTGCTTTTGGCCTTCAAGTACTAATCTCAACTACTCGTCAGACATTG AGAACGGGAACAAGAATGAGAAGGACTCGTTGCCTGGGTTTAGGGAGTTCAGTTTGGATCTACTCAGGGTTGCGACTGGGGGATTCTCTTCGGAGCACATTGTCTCTGAGCACGGAGAGAAAGCTCCCAATGTTGTGTATAAAGGAAAGCTCGAAGAAGATCTCTTTATCGCTGTTAAGCGCTTCAACAAGTCGGCCTGGCCCGATTCTCGCCAATTCCTA GAGGAAGCGAAGGCGGTGGGGCAGCTGAGGAACGAGCGGTTGTCGAACTTGTTAGGTTGTTGCTGTGAAGGCGAGGAGAGGTTGCTTGTCGCCGAGTTCATGCCTAATGAGACTCTATCTAAACATCTTTTCCACT GGGACACCCAGCCCATGAAATGGGCAATGAGGCTGAGAGTGGCTCTGTATTTGGCACAAGCTTTGGATTATTGCAGCAGTAAAGGCAGGGCACTGTACCATGACCTTAATGCGTACAGAGTTTTATTTGATAAG GATGGTAATCCCAGGCTCTCCTGCTTTGGCCTTATGAAGAATAGCCGAGATGGCAAGAGCTATAGTACAAACTTGGCCTTCACTCCTCCAGAATACTTGAGAATAG gaagaGTGACGACAGAAAGTGTAGTTTACAGCTTTGGCACCCTATTGCTCGATCTTCTTAGTGGCAAACACATCCCCCCAAGCCAT GCACTTGACCTCATACGTGGAAAGAATTTTCTGATGCTGATGGACTCATGTTTGGAGGATCATTTCTCAAACGATGATGGAACTGAATTAGTGCGATTAGCTTCACGTTGTTTACAGTATGAACCTCGTGAGAGGCCAAATGCTAAGTCTCTGGTGACTGCTCTCGCTCCTCTTCAGAAAGAAACACAG GTTCCTTCATATGTTTTGATGGGTATACAATGTGGAACGCTGTCCCCAAAGGAAGCAGTGCCATTAACACCTCTGGGTGATGCTTGCTCAAGAAGGGATCTTACTGCAATACACCAAATATTGGAAAAAGCTGGATATAAGGATGATGAGGGGGTTGCAAATGATGTTAGTGATCTCCAATCCTAA
- the LOC122294790 gene encoding uncharacterized protein LOC122294790, with protein MEYPSELKIYSSDRQAVGTSETPLLPQTCRGIKLQGRLKPEKPILSYHDFQHEITNNAKEFRPKSSENIRKQQSGKKATEEDELVKYMSNLPSFLERGENLKEKALNVGVLDWRSLEKWHYSNKQIPGESSRYWQSCSSTSRSFSTDGSSALSSKHDSRSPAHPRRRRPSLHYHLMASPIEGHSPSHDVKAFGGNFGNFQDLKPAKSNILSGQGKFIRTDQPSCNPVIKPKEYKRKDSGTKINQESGFIGNNRNYEAASCTNLKTKIQDGEIKKSAEKLRQANSNSIDHDVNAKRETAVLILPKDLPQKNNSRMSQSSDSTTSLGRKLAEASRRSFTERSKEIFHAELSSIPYSCPLPCEVDNEHSYLADTSSPIPWSAKVRISSSISQNYGEKQTILTPTNRINQPLKGLDVNINKSMDEKVRSSSPFRRFNIGLGKMSKSFSSKEGLDTQHMSSTYTLSKSGSQKIGVDMSNNDKLTATGRARSSPLRRLLDPLLKPKATSCHHLMEPLLGESISMDRTTKNFSKQLDSQAVDSGKPKLDTTVKAFLRVAIKNDQPLITFAVNNDSDILAATVKKLSVSRKGDYNVIYTFFTIQQVKKKNGRWINQGGRSKGKGPDYIPNVVAQMKVYDSEFSNLIGPPCMDHFSTREFVLFSVDLKQADHQTSDFQPNNELAAVVVKIPKSTNKTPIGDGCKSNNRNDLLGVGSKECGMGCYYSTGGHVQKLPFNGTRDFVTPTVILPSGVHSLPSKGGPSSLVERWKTGGLCDCGGWDLGCKLRILADQNHINNQLDSSKACPITDKIQLFCQDDVQVNQPFFSLAPFKDGIYSVEFNSSLSILQAFSICIAVLDSTKPCELSLPRDSIKEKTWEETRLIPSERIRTPNRIEVVPARYASYPPLSPVGRV; from the exons ATGGAATATCCTTCGGAGCTTAAAATCTACTCAAGTGATCGACAAGCTGTAGGAACTTCTGAGACGCCCTTACTGCCCCAGACATGCCGAGGAATAAAGCTGCAAGGAAGATTAAAACCTGAGAAGCCAATTCTGTCATATCATGATTTTCAACATGAAATTACCAACAATGCAAAGGAATTCCGACCTAAATCTTCTGAGAATATCCGAAAACAACAGAGTGGTAAGAAGGCAACGGAAGAAGATGAACTTGTGAAGTACATGTCAAATTTGCCAAGTTTTctggagagaggagagaatctCAAGGAGAAAGCTTTAAATGTTGGGGTTCTTGACTGGAGAAGTCTTGAAAAATGGCACTATAGTAATAAGCAGATACCTGGTGAGAGTAGCCGCTATTGGCAATCTTGTAGCAGTACATCAAGATCATTTTCAACAGATGGGTCATCTGCTCTTTCAAGCAAACATGACAGTCGCTCTCCTGCTCATCCTAGAAGGCGCCGTCCTTCATTGCATTACCATCTGATGGCATCTCCAATAGAAGGCCATTCTCCAAGTCATGATGTCAAAGCCTTTGGgggaaattttggaaattttcaAGATCTTAAACCTGCAAAGAGTAACATCTTGAGTGGGCAGGGGAAGTTCATCAGAACAGATCAGCCTTCTTGTAATCCGGTAATCAAGCCAAAAGAGTACAAGAGAAAGGATTCAGGCACAAAGATTAATCAAGAAAGTGGTTTTATTGGAAATAACCGGAATTATGAGGCAGCGTCATGTACAAACTTGAAGACAAAGATTCAAGATGGTGAAATTAAGAAGAGTGCAGAGAAGTTACGACAAGCAAATTCAAATAGTATTGACCATGATGTCAATGCAAAACGTGAAACTGCCGTTCTCATTTTGCCAAAAGATCTcccccaaaaaaataattctagaaTGTCCCAGTCGTCTGATTCGACAACATCTTTAGGTCGAAAATTGGCAGAAGCAAGCCGAAGGAGCTTTACAGAGAGATCCAAGGAGATTTTCCATGCAGAACTTTCTAGCATCCCATACTCGTGCCCACTGCCTTGTGAAGTTGACAATGAACACTCTTATTTAGCTGATACATCTAGCCCAATTCCATGGTCAGCTAAAGTAAGAATCAGTTCATCCATATCCCAGAATTATGGAGAGAAACAAACAATCTTAACACCCACCAATAGAATAAACCAACCTTTGAAGGGGTTGGATGTGAACATCAACAAATCTATGGACGAAAAGGTACGAAGCTCTTCACCTTTCCGGCGGTTTAACATTGGTTTGGGCAAGATGAGTAAAAGTTTCAGCTCCAAAGAGGGTTTGGATACGCAGCATATGAGCTCAACATATACTTTGTCCAAATCTGGTTCACAGAAAATTGGGGTGGATATGTCGAACAATGATAAACTCACCGCCACAGGCAGAGCCAGGTCCAGCCCTCTGAGAAGATTACTTGACCCATTACTGAAGCCAAAGGCAACCAGTTGCCATCACCTTATGGAGCCATTACTGGGAGAATCAATATCAATGGATAGAACTACTAAAAATTTCAGCAAACAATTGGATTCCCAGGCCGTGGATTCTGGCAAACCAAAATTAGATACAACCGTTAAAGCTTTTCTGCGAGTAGCAATTAAAAATGACCAGCCTCTGATCACATTTGCAGTTAACAATGACAGTGATATTCTTGCAGCCACGGTGAAGAAGTTAAGTGTCTCAAGAAAGGGCGACTACAACGTGATTTATACCTTCTTCACGATTCAACAAGTCAAGAAGAAGAATGGGAGGTGGATAAATCAAGGAGGCAGAAGCAAAGGAAAAGGTCCTGATTACATTCCTAATGTTGTTGCACAAATGAAGGTTTATGATTCAGAGTTTTCCAATTTGATTGGACCGCCTTGTATGGATCATTTCAGTACGAGAgaatttgttcttttttctgTGGACCTAAAACAGGCAGATCATCAAACCTCTGACTTCCAGCCAAATAACGAGCTTGCAGCTGTTGTTGTCAAAATTCCAAAAAGTACCAATAAAACTCCAATCGGAGATGGGTGTAAAAGCAATAACCGCAATGACTTGTTAGGGGTTGGTTCAAAAGAGTGTGGCATGGGATGTTATTACAGCACTGGGGGACATGTCCAGAAGCTGCCTTTCAATGGTACTAGGGACTTTGTTACCCCAACAGTCATACTTCCAAGTGGTGTGCATAGTCTACCAAGCAAGGGAGGACCTTCATCGCTGGTTGAACGCTGGAAAACTGGGGGATTATGTGACTGTGGAGGGTGGGATTTGGGTTGCAAACTTCGGATTCTTGCTGACCAGAATCATATCAATAACCAATTGGATTCATCCAAAGCTTGTCCCATAACAGATAAAATTCAACTATTCTGTCAG GATGATGTTCAAGTAAATCAGCCTTTCTTCAGTTTGGCCCCTTTCAAGGATGGGATCTATTCGGTCGAGTTCAATTCTTCATTGTCGATTTTACAAGCATTCTCCATTTGCATAGCTGTATTAGACAGTACGAAACCATGTGAGCTTTCCCTACCCAGAGACTCTATCAAAGAAAAAACTTGGGAGGAAACAAGATTGATACCAAGTGAAAGAATAAGGACTCCAAATCGAATTGAAGTTGTTCCTGCAAGATATGCCTCATATCCACCCCTATCCCCAGTTGGGAGGGTCTAA